The following are encoded together in the Acinetobacter radioresistens DSM 6976 = NBRC 102413 = CIP 103788 genome:
- the ilvC gene encoding ketol-acid reductoisomerase yields MQIFYDKDCDLSIIQSKKVAIIGYGSQGHAHALNLKDSGVDVTVGLRAGSTSWKKAENAGLKVSEVPEAVKQADLVMILTPDEFQSQLYRDVIEPNIKEGATLAFAHGFSVLYNQVVPRKDLDVIMIAPKAPGHTVRSEFQRGSGVPDLIAIHQDASGNARNVALSYASGVGGGRTGIIETSFREETETDLFGEQAVLCGGAVELVKMGYETLVEAGYAPEMAYFECLHELKLIVDLMFEGGIADMNYSVSNNAEYGEYVTGTEVINEQSREAMRNALKRIQSGEYAKMFIQEGALNYPSMTARRRQNAAHGIEVTGNKLRAMMPWIQANKIVDKEKN; encoded by the coding sequence ATGCAAATTTTTTATGATAAAGACTGTGATTTATCAATCATCCAGAGCAAAAAAGTAGCGATTATTGGTTACGGTTCACAAGGCCACGCACATGCACTGAACCTGAAAGATTCTGGAGTAGACGTTACGGTTGGCCTGCGTGCAGGTTCTACCTCTTGGAAAAAAGCAGAAAATGCTGGCCTTAAAGTTTCAGAAGTTCCTGAAGCAGTCAAACAGGCTGATTTGGTTATGATCCTCACTCCAGACGAATTCCAGTCACAACTTTATCGCGATGTTATTGAACCAAATATTAAAGAAGGTGCAACACTTGCATTTGCCCACGGGTTTTCTGTTCTTTATAACCAGGTTGTTCCGCGTAAAGATCTTGATGTCATCATGATTGCACCGAAAGCACCAGGCCATACCGTACGTTCAGAATTCCAGCGTGGTTCAGGCGTTCCTGATCTGATTGCGATCCATCAGGATGCTTCAGGTAATGCACGTAATGTTGCGTTGTCTTATGCTTCGGGTGTAGGTGGTGGCCGTACTGGTATCATTGAAACTTCTTTCCGCGAAGAAACTGAAACTGACCTGTTTGGTGAGCAAGCTGTACTTTGTGGCGGAGCGGTTGAACTGGTTAAAATGGGATACGAAACACTGGTTGAAGCAGGGTATGCACCAGAAATGGCTTACTTTGAATGTCTGCATGAACTTAAACTGATCGTAGATTTGATGTTTGAGGGTGGTATTGCAGATATGAACTATTCAGTATCAAATAATGCTGAGTATGGTGAATATGTGACTGGTACTGAGGTTATTAATGAACAGTCTCGTGAAGCAATGCGTAATGCATTAAAACGTATTCAGTCAGGTGAATATGCGAAGATGTTTATTCAGGAAGGCGCCTTAAATTATCCGTCTATGACTGCGCGTCGCCGTCAAAATGCTGCTCATGGTATTGAAGTAACAGGCAATAAACTTCGTGCAATGATGCCGTGGATTCAAGCTAACAAGATTGTTGATAAAGAGAAAAACTAA
- a CDS encoding bifunctional diguanylate cyclase/phosphodiesterase, translating to MVHMHYNSILVLGSVLVAVAVCYIAISLRELLIQNTFPKYHNVVLAGSGLFLGLAICSMHFAGLLAVHLSQESVFDPALTIVSYLVASAASIFALWLTSREFLSLPRLVLAAVVMGLGISGMHYTGMMGLILHGYMIYYQLLLVILSVLVGILGTGLSFWLAFKYQHATKYRFCVKLGVALVFALSISSVHYIAMAGVVFYTGGQIEVLEHYQAGRTLLLFTIVFITCLVLMTAFLVAILEERLEERNRRLMEINKELANLAVQDNLTRLPNRLFLLDYAQYLFIEHKINKKSFAFLYIDLDRFKAVNDAFGHQVGDQLLIQVAARIHQNLGPEAKLLRVGGDEFLLIIENTGRKRAIYYAEKVLSLIQASYLIAGKEINISCSIGIAIYPEHGTNLQDLLINADAAMLASKEQGRNTYAVFSYSVHQYEAQSQSKLINDMYKAVEERQFILFYQPKFSAKTYEVCGVEALIRWKHPTLGLLSPNMFIEGAEKTGLIIPMGYWALEEACKQIQYWEQNGISLCPVAVNLSAIQFEHQKLFDTLENLLEKYRIQPNNLIIEITESTAMHHIELSIRSFERLRKMGIRLAIDDFGTGHSSLLYLKDLPVDELKIDRGFIVGLKPGNKEEIILESIIQLATKLGLIVTAEGVETPLQAEILTRLGCQQLQGYLLGAPVEVERLKVYKQSVQL from the coding sequence ATGGTTCATATGCATTATAACAGCATACTGGTGTTAGGCTCGGTCTTGGTGGCCGTAGCCGTCTGTTATATTGCAATCTCGCTACGTGAGCTTTTAATTCAAAATACTTTTCCTAAGTATCATAATGTAGTTCTTGCCGGGAGCGGTTTGTTTTTAGGCCTGGCGATCTGTTCAATGCATTTTGCCGGGCTTCTCGCTGTGCATCTTTCCCAAGAGTCAGTATTTGACCCTGCCTTAACCATCGTTTCATATTTAGTTGCTTCCGCTGCTTCTATCTTTGCACTCTGGTTAACTTCTCGTGAATTTCTGTCCCTACCACGTTTGGTACTTGCTGCAGTAGTGATGGGACTTGGAATCTCTGGTATGCATTATACCGGGATGATGGGTCTCATCCTGCATGGCTATATGATCTATTACCAGCTTTTGCTGGTAATTCTTTCAGTGTTAGTTGGAATACTGGGAACAGGATTGTCATTCTGGTTGGCTTTTAAATATCAGCATGCCACTAAATACCGCTTCTGTGTTAAACTGGGTGTAGCACTGGTATTTGCACTCAGTATTTCCAGTGTTCATTATATTGCCATGGCTGGTGTCGTTTTCTATACCGGTGGACAGATTGAAGTTCTGGAACATTACCAGGCAGGACGTACACTCTTATTATTTACTATTGTTTTTATTACCTGTCTGGTACTCATGACAGCATTTCTGGTAGCGATTCTGGAAGAGCGTCTGGAAGAACGTAACCGGCGCCTTATGGAAATTAATAAAGAACTGGCCAACCTGGCTGTTCAGGACAATTTGACCCGGCTTCCTAACCGCCTTTTTCTGCTAGATTATGCCCAATATTTATTTATTGAGCATAAAATAAATAAAAAGAGTTTTGCCTTTTTATATATTGATCTGGACCGTTTCAAGGCAGTAAATGATGCTTTTGGCCATCAGGTAGGTGACCAGTTATTGATTCAGGTAGCTGCCCGTATTCATCAAAATCTTGGCCCTGAGGCTAAACTGTTACGTGTAGGGGGAGATGAATTTCTCCTGATCATTGAAAATACTGGACGTAAACGTGCCATTTATTATGCTGAAAAAGTTTTAAGCCTGATTCAGGCAAGCTATCTGATCGCAGGCAAGGAAATCAATATTTCGTGCAGTATCGGTATTGCGATTTATCCAGAGCATGGTACTAATTTGCAGGATCTGTTGATCAATGCAGATGCTGCTATGCTGGCTTCGAAAGAACAGGGTCGCAATACCTATGCTGTCTTTAGTTATTCTGTGCATCAGTATGAAGCTCAAAGTCAGTCTAAACTGATTAATGATATGTATAAAGCTGTAGAAGAGCGGCAATTTATCCTGTTTTATCAACCTAAATTTTCAGCTAAAACCTATGAAGTTTGTGGGGTAGAAGCTTTAATTCGTTGGAAGCATCCTACCTTGGGCCTGCTTAGCCCTAATATGTTTATAGAAGGGGCTGAAAAAACCGGTCTGATTATTCCGATGGGATATTGGGCGCTTGAGGAAGCTTGCAAACAGATCCAGTATTGGGAACAAAATGGAATCAGCCTCTGTCCGGTTGCTGTTAATCTCTCTGCAATCCAATTTGAGCATCAGAAGCTGTTTGATACCTTGGAAAACCTGTTGGAAAAGTACAGGATCCAGCCAAATAACCTGATTATTGAAATTACTGAATCTACTGCCATGCATCATATTGAACTGAGTATTCGTAGTTTTGAGCGGCTCAGGAAAATGGGTATCCGTCTTGCGATTGATGATTTTGGTACCGGACATTCAAGTCTGCTGTATTTAAAAGATTTACCTGTAGATGAATTGAAGATTGATCGAGGTTTTATTGTCGGGTTAAAGCCAGGGAATAAAGAAGAAATTATTCTGGAAAGTATTATTCAGTTAGCGACAAAACTTGGCTTGATTGTCACCGCCGAAGGTGTGGAGACACCACTGCAGGCGGAAATTCTGACACGTTTAGGTTGTCAGCAATTACAAGGTTATCTATTAGGTGCGCCTGTTGAGGTTGAGCGCTTAAAAGTTTATAAACAAAGCGTTCAACTCTAA
- a CDS encoding peptide chain release factor 3 — MFKDELISQVKARRTFAIISHPDAGKTTMTEKLLLWGKAIQVAGMVKSRKSDRAATSDWMEMEKERGISITTSVMQFPYKNHVINLLDTPGHEDFSEDTYRTLTAVDSALMVIDGAKGVEERTIKLMEVCRMRDTPIISFVNKMDREIREPLELLDEIENVLKIRCVPITWPLGMGRDFAGVYHIAENKLYLYKHGFGSVITEIEVRDGYDHPDIREKVGDLAFAAFEESLELVQMASDPFDRDLFLQGKQTPVLFGTALGNFGVDHVLDAFIGWGPEPKAHPAQERVVEATEEEFSGFVFKIQANMDPKHRDRIAFMRICSGKYEKGLKMNHVRIGKEVRISDALTFLAGEREHLEEAWPGDIIGLHNHGTIQIGDTFTSGKSLHFTGIPHFAPEMFRRVRLKDPLKSKQLQKGLKELSEEGATQVFMPQISNDLIVGAVGVLQFDVVAYRLKEEYKVDCIYEPVSINTVRWIYCDDEKILNEFKKKAHDQLSVDGGGHLTYLAPSRVNLQLMQERWPDIEFRNTREH, encoded by the coding sequence ATGTTTAAAGATGAATTAATCAGTCAGGTAAAGGCGCGCAGGACTTTTGCCATCATTTCGCACCCCGATGCCGGTAAGACGACCATGACCGAGAAACTCCTGTTATGGGGTAAAGCTATTCAGGTAGCAGGTATGGTTAAAAGTCGTAAGTCGGACCGTGCAGCGACTTCTGACTGGATGGAAATGGAAAAAGAGCGGGGAATTTCGATTACTACATCGGTGATGCAGTTTCCCTATAAAAATCATGTAATTAACTTACTTGATACGCCAGGGCACGAAGATTTCTCGGAAGATACCTATCGTACACTGACAGCCGTTGACTCTGCATTAATGGTGATTGATGGGGCGAAAGGTGTAGAAGAGCGAACCATTAAATTAATGGAAGTCTGTCGGATGCGTGATACGCCGATTATTTCTTTCGTCAATAAAATGGACCGTGAAATCCGTGAGCCCCTAGAATTACTTGACGAAATTGAAAATGTTCTCAAAATCCGTTGTGTGCCAATTACCTGGCCCTTGGGTATGGGGCGTGATTTTGCCGGGGTATATCACATTGCGGAAAACAAGCTGTACCTATACAAGCATGGCTTCGGCTCAGTGATTACTGAGATTGAAGTACGTGACGGCTACGATCATCCCGATATTCGTGAAAAAGTAGGTGATTTGGCCTTTGCTGCTTTTGAAGAGTCGCTGGAGCTGGTACAAATGGCGAGCGATCCATTTGACCGTGACCTGTTCCTGCAAGGTAAACAGACACCTGTGCTGTTTGGTACTGCATTGGGCAACTTCGGTGTAGATCACGTGCTGGATGCATTTATTGGTTGGGGACCTGAGCCTAAGGCACATCCGGCACAGGAGCGTGTAGTTGAAGCGACTGAAGAAGAATTCTCTGGTTTTGTTTTCAAGATTCAGGCAAATATGGATCCAAAGCATCGGGACCGGATTGCCTTTATGCGAATCTGTTCAGGTAAATATGAAAAAGGTCTGAAGATGAATCATGTCCGTATTGGAAAGGAAGTGCGGATCAGTGATGCACTGACCTTTCTGGCAGGTGAACGTGAGCATCTGGAAGAAGCATGGCCGGGTGATATTATTGGGCTTCATAATCACGGGACTATTCAGATTGGTGATACTTTTACCTCGGGCAAAAGTCTGCATTTTACCGGTATTCCACACTTTGCACCTGAAATGTTCCGTCGAGTCCGTCTTAAAGACCCTCTAAAATCCAAACAGCTACAAAAGGGGCTGAAAGAACTTTCTGAAGAAGGTGCAACTCAGGTATTTATGCCACAGATCAGTAATGATCTGATTGTGGGAGCAGTCGGGGTACTACAGTTTGATGTAGTGGCTTATCGCCTCAAGGAAGAATATAAGGTGGACTGTATTTATGAGCCGGTCAGTATTAATACGGTGCGCTGGATTTACTGTGATGATGAAAAAATCTTGAATGAATTCAAGAAAAAAGCTCATGATCAGCTCTCTGTAGATGGCGGTGGACATTTGACTTACTTGGCGCCGAGTCGGGTAAATCTGCAACTCATGCAGGAACGCTGGCCAGATATTGAATTCCGCAATACACGTGAACACTAA
- a CDS encoding DUF3298 domain-containing protein — protein sequence MRNKPYFTLILICSVLSLMGCEEKHKAPESKGQQHYAEKVIDQADVLPYLNIKEQRAEYALPFCEKKNCIDIDIQTINTQDVWLNQWIAKNQAQIIQQQIDLNQNLSLQQAVNAFIKASDQWQAKYSKNRAYELKMKTRIASQRNQYVLLQIGIDSKIEELTIKDRQYFFVADRKVQKALSLNDILKPEQKTTLNTLVQQHYQDWLEKETAEVRKDTPKKLSWSQSDWFFDEEGIGIHYRAHEIAPEASQLDIYLNRKQTQQILKPEIYQQMF from the coding sequence ATGCGTAACAAGCCCTACTTTACACTTATCCTGATCTGCTCGGTACTAAGCCTTATGGGCTGTGAAGAAAAACATAAGGCCCCTGAGTCAAAAGGCCAGCAACATTATGCTGAAAAAGTAATAGATCAGGCAGATGTGCTTCCTTATTTAAATATTAAAGAGCAACGTGCTGAGTATGCTTTGCCATTTTGTGAAAAGAAAAACTGTATTGATATCGATATTCAAACTATCAATACTCAGGATGTCTGGCTAAATCAGTGGATCGCTAAAAATCAGGCACAGATTATTCAGCAGCAGATTGATCTGAATCAGAATTTGAGTTTACAACAGGCAGTCAATGCTTTTATAAAAGCTTCAGATCAGTGGCAGGCGAAATATTCTAAAAACCGTGCATACGAGCTGAAAATGAAGACTCGTATTGCATCACAGCGTAATCAATATGTACTGTTGCAAATAGGCATAGACAGTAAAATTGAAGAACTAACTATTAAAGACCGGCAATATTTTTTTGTAGCAGACCGCAAAGTCCAGAAAGCTTTGAGTTTAAATGATATTTTAAAGCCTGAGCAAAAAACTACATTAAACACCTTGGTTCAGCAGCATTATCAGGACTGGTTAGAAAAAGAGACAGCCGAGGTTCGTAAAGATACTCCTAAAAAATTATCTTGGTCTCAGTCAGACTGGTTTTTTGATGAAGAAGGGATTGGTATACATTATCGTGCACATGAGATAGCGCCTGAAGCCAGCCAGCTGGATATCTATCTGAACCGCAAACAGACTCAGCAGATACTTAAACCTGAAATATATCAACAAATGTTTTAA
- a CDS encoding RsiV family protein, whose protein sequence is MLRTQQVLSLSLLVGVIGLTACQPKDKPEQKPQTEQKSAVPQQREPVLEAKQVDVIVTMPECKGNTCPQFDVKRLSSNYAFVDDAVDQAVLSSLAQILDVSEMVKKPVENSEVQSKKDTAESQPKISRTNSTTTPIDQQNFDAQVQRYADVFLDLDREIKTLSANQQISLTVAPKVLQSKGPLVTVVLNTSSYLGGAHGSASQQYYNFDLVKKQQLQLKDILNGNQQAVLEKKFYSAFQNWVMENKLASSVEEYEQVWKFKLSNNFFLAKQGLILQYGEYEIGPYVVGLPRLVVPYSELQDVIKTEYLPPDIKTTAVPATPEADK, encoded by the coding sequence ATGTTAAGAACTCAACAGGTATTAAGCTTAAGTTTATTGGTCGGAGTTATAGGTTTAACGGCATGCCAGCCGAAGGATAAACCGGAACAAAAGCCACAGACTGAACAAAAGTCTGCGGTGCCTCAACAGAGAGAACCGGTTCTAGAGGCGAAACAGGTTGATGTGATTGTCACTATGCCGGAATGTAAAGGTAATACCTGCCCACAGTTTGATGTAAAACGCCTCAGCTCTAATTACGCCTTTGTAGATGATGCAGTAGACCAGGCTGTTTTAAGCAGTCTGGCGCAGATTCTTGACGTCAGTGAAATGGTAAAAAAACCGGTTGAAAATTCAGAAGTTCAGTCAAAAAAAGATACTGCTGAAAGCCAACCTAAAATCAGTCGGACAAATTCAACCACTACCCCAATTGATCAGCAAAACTTTGACGCTCAGGTGCAGCGTTATGCCGATGTCTTTTTAGATCTAGACCGTGAAATCAAGACATTAAGTGCCAACCAGCAGATCAGTCTGACCGTGGCGCCCAAGGTACTTCAAAGTAAAGGTCCCTTGGTGACAGTTGTGTTAAATACTAGCAGTTACCTGGGCGGTGCCCATGGCTCAGCATCTCAGCAATATTATAATTTTGATCTTGTGAAGAAGCAGCAGCTACAGCTAAAAGATATTTTAAATGGCAATCAACAGGCAGTACTGGAAAAGAAATTTTATAGTGCCTTCCAGAACTGGGTGATGGAGAACAAGCTCGCCAGTAGTGTAGAAGAATATGAACAGGTCTGGAAATTCAAGCTCTCTAATAATTTCTTTTTAGCCAAGCAGGGATTGATTTTACAATATGGAGAATATGAAATTGGTCCCTATGTGGTTGGCCTGCCACGTCTTGTAGTACCCTACAGTGAGCTACAGGATGTGATCAAAACAGAATACTTGCCACCAGATATCAAAACTACTGCAGTTCCGGCTACGCCCGAAGCGGACAAATAA
- a CDS encoding TatD family hydrolase: MGRLALFDTHTHFDVPDFDADREHLAYQAKAAGVEKLVLIGFVESRFNDLVDTHHYMNSLKDAPESYLAPGLHPFYIEQHQFSDLNRLENLLKTHESVAVGEIGLDTLLKQHKQPEVFQKQQDYFSAQLELAAQHHKPVLLHIRKAHADVLNLLKKHKFKLGGIAHAFSGGIEEAKAFVNLGFKLGITGQVTNPNAKKLRKVVQDIGPEHLVIETDCPDMTPLCCQTSTEQRTRNVPGNLTYVLDELSVIFGISHEELAKTLWHNSFTALHISQKPTKN, encoded by the coding sequence ATGGGCAGGCTGGCGTTATTTGATACTCACACACATTTTGATGTGCCAGATTTTGACGCAGACCGTGAACATCTGGCCTATCAGGCTAAAGCAGCCGGAGTTGAAAAGCTGGTATTAATCGGTTTTGTGGAGTCGCGCTTTAATGACCTGGTTGATACCCATCATTATATGAATAGTTTAAAAGATGCACCAGAGAGTTATCTCGCACCAGGTTTGCACCCTTTTTATATTGAACAGCATCAGTTTTCAGATCTGAATCGGCTGGAAAATCTACTAAAAACTCATGAGAGTGTCGCTGTAGGGGAAATCGGTCTGGATACTTTACTTAAACAGCATAAGCAGCCAGAAGTTTTTCAAAAGCAGCAGGATTATTTTTCTGCACAGCTCGAGCTGGCAGCACAGCATCATAAACCGGTGCTGTTACATATCCGTAAAGCACATGCTGATGTACTGAACTTACTCAAGAAACACAAATTTAAACTGGGCGGTATTGCCCATGCGTTTAGTGGCGGTATTGAAGAGGCAAAAGCATTTGTAAACTTGGGTTTTAAACTGGGTATTACAGGGCAGGTGACTAATCCCAATGCAAAAAAATTAAGAAAAGTGGTGCAAGATATAGGACCTGAACATCTGGTTATTGAAACAGATTGTCCTGATATGACGCCTCTATGTTGCCAGACTTCAACCGAACAGCGTACCCGTAATGTACCTGGTAATTTAACTTATGTACTGGATGAACTGTCTGTAATATTTGGAATCTCACATGAGGAATTAGCCAAAACTTTATGGCATAACTCATTCACTGCCTTGCATATAAGCCAGAAACCGACGAAGAACTAG